The following coding sequences lie in one Nitrospirota bacterium genomic window:
- a CDS encoding radical SAM protein, producing MEFAPKWIAWEITRRCNLRCIHCRSSSEEEVRGHPDFSFEEALRIMDDISGYAKPVIVLSGGEPLLRADVFDIARYGTEKGLRMCLATNGTLVTSEICLKIKDSGIKIVSLSLDGGEESIHDDFRAERGAFKGTINAARLFREYGIEFIVNSSFTKRNQEEIPKVYRLAKELGATAWYMFMIVPTGRAEEIMNELISKEDYEEILKWHYEMEKAEKDMLVRPTCAPHYYRIVLQKSKEEGQRFQRRTLKFSTGGAKGCIAGQLICLIDVDGNVLPCSYFPKSAGNIREKPFKEIWENSELFKQLRDFKSYKGKCGSCEYITVCGGCRARAYSIYGDYLEEEPFCGYVPVKMKKKALRRQDE from the coding sequence ATGGAATTTGCGCCTAAATGGATAGCATGGGAGATAACCCGTAGATGTAACCTGAGATGCATTCATTGCAGGTCTTCATCAGAAGAAGAGGTCAGAGGACATCCAGACTTCTCATTTGAGGAGGCACTACGCATAATGGATGACATCTCTGGCTATGCAAAGCCTGTTATTGTGCTTTCAGGTGGTGAGCCACTCCTAAGAGCCGATGTCTTTGACATTGCAAGATATGGCACGGAAAAAGGCTTAAGGATGTGTCTTGCAACGAATGGCACATTAGTCACATCCGAAATATGTTTAAAGATTAAAGACTCGGGAATAAAAATTGTATCTTTAAGCCTCGATGGGGGAGAGGAATCCATACACGATGACTTCAGGGCCGAAAGAGGTGCATTCAAAGGCACAATAAATGCAGCAAGGCTCTTCCGCGAATATGGCATCGAGTTCATCGTAAACTCCTCGTTTACAAAGAGGAATCAGGAGGAAATCCCTAAGGTTTATCGTCTCGCAAAGGAACTTGGTGCAACTGCATGGTACATGTTTATGATAGTGCCAACTGGAAGGGCAGAGGAGATTATGAATGAGCTTATATCAAAGGAAGACTATGAAGAGATTCTCAAGTGGCACTATGAGATGGAAAAAGCTGAAAAGGATATGCTCGTAAGACCAACATGTGCACCACATTACTACAGGATTGTCCTACAGAAGTCAAAGGAGGAAGGACAGAGGTTTCAAAGGAGAACCCTTAAGTTTTCAACAGGTGGTGCAAAGGGCTGTATAGCTGGCCAGCTCATATGCCTCATAGATGTTGACGGAAATGTCCTTCCATGTAGTTATTTTCCAAAATCAGCGGGAAATATAAGGGAAAAGCCATTTAAGGAGATATGGGAAAACTCCGAGCTTTTCAAGCAATTGAGGGATTTTAAAAGCTACAAGGGCAAGTGTGGCTCATGCGAATACATAACGGTTTGTGGTGGATGCAGGGCAAGGGCATATTCTATTTATGGAGATTACCTTGAGGAGGAGCCCTTCTGCGGCTATGTTCCTGTGAAGATGAAAAAGAAAGCACTTAGGAGGCAAGATGAATGA
- the hflX gene encoding GTPase HflX, whose protein sequence is MPVVFGNTSGLKGSEVNSLEKIYRRRIPPEALITPELAKYMTLLSSEIGRQIGIFVSREGKITHVIVGDAKGIFIPSLEEHPIGRKALRGLRFIHTHLKNEPLNQEDLTDLALLRLDFIAGIGSNANGMPQNIYSAHLLPSGRGVLVSVLPQEDFYQFRFNFKDFIVSLEEEIQRDRVFEQSDRRERAILISADRRARHEMEDSIEELKELALSSDLLVLDSVIQRLKEINPKYLMGEGKLKEVIINALNLGATLLVFDQDLSPSQIKEIGELTEMKVIDRTQLILDIFARRAHSKEGKVQVELAQLKYRLPRLTGKGTAMSRLMGGIGGRGPGEMKLEVDRRRVRDRIHLLERELKSLSAGRRQRRQRRLERSIPIVSIIGYTNAGKSTLLNALTESETFAHDKMFATLDTVSRRLRFPKERELIITDTVGFIRDLPKDLVSAFKSTLDELNDANLLLHLVDASNPMFPQHMASVGKILSDLNLSEKPSIVVFNKIDKLSSEEAKNLSVRYGAITISALDPETFGPLLKAIESQLWQEKIKESVIIEHGICA, encoded by the coding sequence ATACCAGTAGTATTCGGAAACACATCAGGGCTCAAGGGCAGTGAGGTCAACAGCCTTGAGAAGATCTACAGAAGGAGAATCCCGCCAGAGGCTTTAATCACACCTGAGCTTGCAAAGTATATGACTTTGCTTTCCTCTGAAATTGGAAGGCAGATAGGCATCTTTGTTTCAAGGGAAGGCAAGATAACCCATGTGATAGTTGGAGATGCAAAGGGTATTTTTATCCCCTCTTTAGAGGAGCATCCTATTGGAAGAAAGGCTCTTCGTGGGCTAAGATTCATTCACACCCACCTTAAAAACGAGCCACTGAATCAGGAAGACCTTACGGACCTTGCCCTCTTAAGGCTGGACTTTATAGCAGGGATAGGCTCAAATGCAAATGGCATGCCTCAAAATATATATTCTGCACATCTCCTTCCAAGTGGCAGAGGAGTACTGGTGAGTGTGCTTCCTCAGGAGGATTTCTATCAGTTCCGTTTTAATTTTAAAGACTTCATCGTCTCTCTGGAGGAGGAGATACAAAGAGATAGGGTCTTTGAGCAGTCCGACAGAAGGGAAAGGGCTATATTGATAAGTGCAGACCGAAGAGCAAGACATGAGATGGAAGACTCCATAGAGGAGCTAAAAGAGCTTGCCTTATCGAGCGACCTTCTTGTCTTAGACTCTGTGATTCAAAGGCTTAAGGAGATAAACCCTAAGTATCTCATGGGAGAGGGAAAGCTAAAGGAGGTGATAATAAATGCCCTCAACCTTGGGGCAACGCTTCTTGTCTTTGACCAAGACCTGAGCCCATCGCAGATAAAGGAGATAGGTGAGCTTACGGAGATGAAGGTCATAGACCGCACCCAGCTAATATTAGATATATTTGCAAGAAGGGCACATAGTAAGGAAGGAAAGGTTCAGGTAGAGCTTGCACAGCTTAAATACAGGCTTCCCCGTCTCACAGGGAAGGGCACTGCAATGTCCCGGCTTATGGGTGGAATAGGCGGAAGAGGCCCTGGTGAGATGAAGCTCGAGGTGGACAGAAGAAGGGTCAGAGATAGGATTCATCTTCTTGAAAGAGAGCTAAAGTCACTCAGTGCAGGAAGAAGGCAGAGAAGACAAAGAAGGCTTGAAAGGTCTATACCAATTGTGTCGATCATAGGCTATACGAATGCAGGAAAATCAACGCTTCTTAATGCACTCACGGAAAGCGAAACATTTGCCCATGACAAGATGTTTGCCACACTGGATACTGTATCGAGAAGACTAAGGTTTCCAAAAGAAAGAGAACTTATAATCACCGATACAGTCGGCTTCATAAGGGACCTGCCAAAGGACCTTGTGAGTGCTTTTAAATCCACGCTCGATGAGCTAAACGATGCAAACCTTTTACTTCACCTCGTAGATGCATCTAACCCTATGTTTCCTCAGCATATGGCATCTGTGGGAAAAATACTTTCAGACCTTAATCTTTCCGAAAAGCCCTCTATAGTTGTCTTTAATAAGATAGATAAACTGAGCAGTGAGGAGGCAAAAAACCTCTCGGTAAGATATGGTGCCATTACAATATCAGCACTTGACCCTGAGACATTCGGTCCACTTCTTAAGGCAATAGAGAGTCAACTATGGCAGGAAAAAATAAAGGAGTCGGTTATAATAGAGCATGGAATTTGCGCCTAA
- a CDS encoding nucleotidyltransferase domain-containing protein — protein sequence MRQKDLEIAKRLKERLSEAVYLIDFRVFGSRARGDEDEYSDMDVFIEVKSLDRELKEKILDIVWEVGFEHFIVISPLIFTKDEIENSPLKVSPIVRNIVEEGVVV from the coding sequence ATGCGTCAAAAAGACCTTGAAATTGCAAAAAGGCTAAAAGAAAGATTATCTGAGGCTGTCTACTTAATTGATTTCAGGGTCTTCGGCTCAAGGGCAAGAGGAGATGAGGACGAGTACTCTGATATGGATGTCTTCATTGAAGTTAAATCGCTTGATAGAGAGCTTAAAGAGAAGATTTTAGATATTGTATGGGAAGTTGGCTTTGAGCATTTTATTGTTATCTCACCACTTATTTTTACAAAAGATGAGATTGAAAACTCTCCATTAAAAGTATCACCAATTGTAAGGAATATCGTGGAAGAAGGAGTGGTGGTGTGA
- the argH gene encoding argininosuccinate lyase, with product MQRLKKPWAGRFKEKTRESVESFTESISFDRRLSRYDIEGSIAHAKMLGKTGIIPIDESKRIIQGLKDIGEEIKAGRFKFMTELEDIHMNIESELTRKIGTVGEKLHTGRSRNDQIALDMRLYLRAETKKITALLRGFQKTLLFMAETHITTIMPGYTHLQRAQPVLLSHHLLAYVEMLKRDIARLSDCLKRINILPLGSCAMAGTSLPIDRQYTARLLGFERVSQNSIDAVSDRDFLIEFIFCLSIIMMHLSRMAEELTLWAGEEFSFIELPDAFSTGSSIMPQKKNPDVPELIRGKTGRVFGSLISLLTMMKGIPLSYNRDMQEDKPPVFDSIDTVKASLFVLNEMLPEIRFNRERMLKAVTRSYSTATDMTEYLVRKGMPFRKAHAITGKLVLYAIKKEKNLDELSLGEIKRFSALIEKDIYPVLTPEGSIKAKVSEGGTSPVEVRRQIRRLRRQIKAGR from the coding sequence ATGCAGAGGTTAAAGAAACCCTGGGCAGGAAGATTTAAGGAAAAGACAAGAGAGTCCGTGGAGTCCTTCACAGAATCCATATCCTTTGATAGAAGGCTTTCTCGGTATGACATCGAGGGCAGTATTGCCCATGCAAAGATGCTTGGGAAAACAGGCATTATCCCTATAGATGAGTCAAAAAGGATTATACAGGGGCTTAAGGACATCGGAGAGGAAATCAAGGCTGGAAGATTTAAATTCATGACAGAGCTCGAAGACATTCACATGAACATAGAGTCTGAACTTACAAGAAAGATAGGAACTGTAGGAGAAAAGCTCCACACAGGAAGAAGCAGAAACGACCAGATTGCATTGGACATGAGGCTTTATCTCAGGGCTGAGACAAAAAAGATAACAGCCCTTTTAAGGGGCTTTCAAAAGACCCTCCTTTTTATGGCTGAAACCCACATCACAACCATAATGCCCGGCTATACGCATCTTCAAAGGGCACAGCCGGTCCTGCTTTCCCATCATCTCCTTGCATATGTGGAGATGCTTAAGAGGGATATAGCGAGGCTTTCCGATTGCTTAAAGAGAATAAATATCCTTCCACTTGGCTCATGTGCCATGGCAGGCACAAGCCTTCCAATCGACAGGCAGTATACTGCAAGGCTCTTAGGATTTGAAAGGGTCTCTCAAAACAGTATAGATGCGGTCTCTGATAGGGATTTTTTAATCGAGTTTATCTTCTGCCTAAGCATAATCATGATGCATCTTTCGAGAATGGCTGAGGAGCTTACACTCTGGGCAGGCGAGGAGTTTTCATTTATAGAGCTTCCAGATGCCTTCTCAACAGGCTCAAGCATAATGCCTCAGAAGAAAAACCCGGATGTGCCTGAACTTATAAGAGGAAAAACAGGAAGGGTATTTGGTAGCCTCATAAGCCTTCTTACAATGATGAAGGGCATTCCCCTTTCATATAACCGAGATATGCAGGAAGACAAACCACCTGTCTTTGACTCCATAGACACTGTCAAGGCATCCCTCTTTGTGCTTAATGAGATGCTCCCTGAGATTAGATTTAATAGGGAGAGGATGCTAAAGGCAGTGACAAGGTCATACTCGACTGCCACTGACATGACAGAATACTTAGTAAGAAAAGGAATGCCTTTTAGAAAGGCACATGCAATAACCGGGAAACTCGTGCTTTATGCGATTAAAAAGGAAAAGAATCTCGATGAGCTTTCATTAGGGGAGATAAAAAGGTTTTCAGCCCTTATAGAAAAAGATATATATCCTGTGCTTACTCCCGAAGGCTCTATAAAGGCAAAGGTTTCAGAGGGCGGAACATCGCCAGTGGAGGTAAGAAGACAGATAAGAAGGCTAAGAAGGCAGATTAAAGCAGGAAGATAA
- a CDS encoding slipin family protein codes for MPVPVIGTSFIGFLFVVFLVMYFLSAAIKILKEYERGVVFRLGRIIPVKGPGLVIIWPIIDKLVKVGLRTVTMDVPAQDVITQDNISVKVNAVVYFRPMDPIKAITEVEDFYYATSQIAQTTLRSILGQSTLDDLLTRREHLNAELQKVIDFQTEPWGVKVSVVEVKNVDLPPEMLRAIAKQAEAERERRAKIIHAEGEFQASQKLADAAKIISVEPMALQLRYLQTLVEVAAEKNSTTIFPIPIDLIKPFLQMMEKK; via the coding sequence ATGCCAGTACCAGTAATAGGAACATCATTTATCGGTTTTCTCTTTGTAGTGTTTCTCGTTATGTATTTTCTTTCAGCGGCAATCAAGATTTTGAAGGAATACGAAAGGGGTGTTGTATTCAGATTAGGAAGAATCATCCCGGTTAAAGGTCCTGGGCTTGTCATCATATGGCCCATAATAGACAAGCTCGTGAAGGTCGGACTGAGAACCGTGACAATGGATGTGCCTGCTCAGGATGTTATTACTCAAGACAATATCTCTGTGAAGGTCAATGCAGTCGTTTATTTCAGACCAATGGATCCGATTAAGGCAATAACAGAGGTGGAGGACTTCTATTATGCGACAAGCCAGATAGCTCAGACAACCTTAAGAAGCATTCTTGGGCAGAGCACACTCGATGACCTTCTTACAAGAAGAGAGCATCTGAATGCAGAGCTTCAGAAGGTCATAGACTTTCAGACAGAGCCATGGGGAGTAAAGGTTAGTGTCGTTGAGGTCAAGAATGTTGACCTGCCTCCTGAGATGCTGAGGGCAATTGCAAAACAGGCAGAGGCTGAAAGGGAAAGAAGGGCAAAGATAATCCATGCAGAAGGTGAGTTTCAGGCATCTCAGAAGCTTGCAGATGCCGCAAAGATTATATCAGTCGAGCCAATGGCATTACAGTTAAGGTATCTCCAGACACTCGTTGAGGTTGCAGCTGAGAAAAACTCAACTACAATCTTTCCAATCCCAATAGACCTGATAAAACCATTTCTTCAGATGATGGAAAAGAAATAA
- a CDS encoding nodulation protein NfeD: protein MLRKTLLVALILFAFNSTVDALKNTPIKKDAKVPEESIRRQTVMVVTIDGVINPVSSEFITKSIRKANKQGFEAIIIELDTPGGLDASMRSIIKEILSSEVPVVVYVSPRGARAASAGTFITISAHIAAMSPQTSIGAAHPVAVGEKMDKTMAEKVTNDSVAYIKTLAQKRERNARWAEDAVRRSITATETEALRENVIDLIANNISELLSAIDGTKVETVIGMKTLMTKDADVLRQEMGLRHRILNLISDPNIAYILMLLGFYGLFFELTNPGAIFPGVLGGICLILAFYAFQTLPVNYAGLLLIILAIILFILEVKIVSHGVLTIGGVIAMVIGSIMLFEAGAPFIKLSLSIILPAVLITTLFFSLTIGLAFKALRRKPTTGSEGFVGLEGIVKEDVTEAGGMVMVRGELWSAYSDEPVGKGQKVIVESISGLKVKVKKQP, encoded by the coding sequence ATGCTAAGGAAAACCCTTTTAGTTGCGCTAATTCTCTTTGCATTTAACAGCACAGTCGATGCCCTCAAAAATACTCCGATAAAGAAAGACGCTAAGGTCCCCGAAGAATCCATTCGGAGGCAAACTGTAATGGTCGTCACGATAGACGGTGTTATTAACCCTGTTTCTTCGGAGTTTATAACCAAGAGCATCAGAAAGGCAAATAAACAGGGGTTCGAGGCAATTATAATAGAGCTTGACACCCCTGGTGGGCTCGATGCCTCCATGAGAAGCATCATAAAAGAGATTCTTAGCAGTGAGGTGCCTGTTGTTGTTTATGTGTCTCCAAGAGGAGCAAGGGCAGCATCAGCAGGAACATTCATTACTATTTCAGCTCACATAGCGGCTATGTCTCCGCAGACGAGTATAGGTGCGGCACATCCTGTGGCAGTTGGTGAAAAAATGGATAAGACAATGGCTGAAAAAGTAACAAACGATTCAGTGGCTTATATAAAGACCCTTGCCCAGAAACGGGAAAGAAATGCAAGATGGGCAGAGGACGCTGTAAGAAGAAGCATAACTGCCACTGAGACAGAGGCATTAAGGGAAAATGTTATTGACCTTATTGCAAACAATATCTCAGAGCTTCTTTCTGCTATTGACGGAACAAAGGTGGAGACTGTCATAGGCATGAAGACCCTTATGACAAAGGATGCAGATGTGCTCAGGCAGGAGATGGGGCTCAGGCACAGGATCCTTAATCTCATAAGCGACCCTAATATTGCCTATATCCTTATGCTTTTAGGCTTCTATGGACTGTTCTTTGAGCTTACAAACCCGGGTGCGATATTTCCGGGCGTGCTCGGGGGCATATGCCTAATACTTGCATTCTATGCATTTCAGACACTGCCTGTTAATTATGCAGGGCTTCTCTTGATAATACTTGCCATTATACTGTTTATATTAGAGGTGAAAATCGTTTCCCATGGTGTTTTAACCATTGGCGGAGTAATCGCAATGGTGATAGGCTCAATCATGCTCTTTGAAGCAGGTGCTCCGTTTATCAAGCTCTCTTTATCGATAATACTGCCTGCTGTCCTTATAACAACACTGTTTTTTTCGCTGACCATTGGACTTGCATTTAAGGCACTTAGGAGAAAGCCAACCACTGGCTCCGAGGGTTTTGTAGGTCTGGAAGGCATTGTAAAAGAAGATGTCACAGAGGCAGGCGGCATGGTCATGGTGCGCGGGGAGCTGTGGTCTGCGTATTCGGATGAGCCTGTAGGGAAAGGACAAAAAGTAATAGTGGAATCTATCTCAGGACTTAAGGTAAAGGTTAAAAAACAACCCTAA
- a CDS encoding DUF2283 domain-containing protein has product MKIEYSKDVDALYIRLREAKIADSMDIEEGVTVDLDEKGHIVGIEILDASEKLELSELVNISIENLPLEKVATR; this is encoded by the coding sequence ATGAAAATAGAATACAGCAAGGATGTTGATGCCTTATATATAAGGCTCAGAGAGGCAAAGATTGCAGATTCAATGGATATAGAGGAAGGAGTAACAGTTGACCTTGATGAAAAAGGTCATATCGTTGGGATTGAAATCCTTGATGCCAGCGAGAAACTTGAACTTTCAGAGCTTGTTAATATCTCTATTGAAAATCTCCCTCTTGAAAAAGTAGCTACTCGATGA
- the pdxA gene encoding 4-hydroxythreonine-4-phosphate dehydrogenase PdxA produces the protein MKKKIAITIGEPGGIGPEVTLKALIDEEIKAETIPIVIGNKAVLKETIGLLNIPMKLNPIVSPDEATHGVINFIDIPCKGFQKSMPTEEGGRASFAFIKKGVELALKRDVHAIVTAPISKSALKMAGLSWHGHTEMIAELTNTKDFRMMLIGGTLRVILATIHTALRNVPNMLSKDRVLKTILFAKRACHMLNIEEPNIGVAGLNPHAGEAGLFGDEEEVNISPAILKAKAQGINVSGPYPPDTVFFRALRGEFDIVLAMYHDQGLIPIKLHAFEKGVNVTVGLPIIRTSPDHGTAYDISWRAVANPSSMIEAIKLSLSLRL, from the coding sequence ATGAAAAAGAAAATTGCCATAACAATTGGAGAGCCCGGAGGCATAGGGCCTGAGGTTACACTTAAAGCCCTGATTGACGAGGAAATAAAGGCTGAGACTATACCTATCGTGATAGGCAATAAGGCAGTCCTCAAAGAGACGATAGGGCTTCTTAATATACCCATGAAGCTAAATCCAATAGTCTCCCCTGATGAGGCAACTCATGGTGTTATAAATTTTATAGATATCCCCTGTAAAGGATTTCAAAAATCCATGCCTACAGAAGAAGGAGGCAGGGCATCGTTTGCATTTATCAAAAAGGGAGTTGAGCTTGCCCTTAAGAGAGATGTTCATGCCATAGTCACAGCACCTATCTCAAAGTCTGCTCTTAAGATGGCAGGTCTTTCATGGCACGGGCATACAGAGATGATTGCAGAGCTTACAAACACAAAGGACTTCAGGATGATGCTCATAGGCGGTACACTCAGGGTCATACTTGCTACTATCCACACAGCTTTAAGAAATGTCCCTAACATGTTAAGCAAAGACAGGGTGTTAAAGACAATTCTTTTTGCAAAGAGGGCATGCCATATGCTTAACATCGAAGAGCCAAATATCGGAGTTGCAGGGCTTAACCCGCATGCAGGCGAGGCAGGGCTTTTTGGAGACGAAGAAGAGGTGAATATCAGCCCTGCAATCCTCAAGGCAAAGGCACAGGGAATAAATGTCAGTGGCCCATATCCGCCTGATACAGTGTTTTTTAGGGCACTAAGAGGAGAATTTGACATTGTCCTCGCAATGTATCATGACCAGGGCTTGATACCAATCAAACTCCATGCATTCGAAAAAGGCGTAAATGTTACAGTAGGGCTTCCTATTATTCGCACCTCGCCTGACCATGGAACTGCTTATGATATTTCATGGCGAGCAGTGGCAAACCCATCGAGTATGATCGAGGCTATAAAACTTAGCCTGAGCCTGAGGCTTTAG